aaaaacaacacagatgagaCTACATGGTGTGTTTTTACTTGAAACTGGTATACCTTGTGGTGTATTCAAAGTAATAGTAAAAATacccttttgtcatttttttgtcatttaacagcAATTAACTGGTGCAATAAGTTAGTATTGCTATAAGACCTTACAAATTTCACAAGAACGCACTCCAAAGTTCATGAGTCTGAGTCCAGAGTTTGGGACTTGGCCATCGTAGCTAAACAATCTAGTCGAAGACGTCATCTCTCAACTCCAGTTCAATTCATGTGACTCAAGTTGTTGATTGGACAGTAAATGACGGCGCATGGAAGAGAAAGTCTTAGCCTGGATATATGCTGGAAAAAGTGGAACCCCACAAATATTGTTCCTTGCTTATTTGTTATCACACTGATACCAGATGGTTCTGAGATTTGGGAGCTGTCGAGTGTAAATTATTTACAACTGGCTACTAGAGTGGTACGAATTCCCCATTTCACTTTTGAGCATGtccctttttatatttaaaactttCAAACCTTTTCTCCCTTCCTTTGTGCTTTTCTTCCCACCCTCCAGATCTTCTACATGAATCCTCGATATGTACTTTTCATTCACCTGGTGGTTAACGACATGATCCAAATGACATTAACCGTCATCCTGTTCGTCGTCAGTTACATCGTCTACAAAATAAACGTCCCCATGTGTTGTATCCTCATCCTGTTTGCTCTTTCCACCACTGAAAACACCCCTCTGAACCTGGCTTGCATGGCGGTGGAGTGCTACATCGCCATCTGTGTCCCCCTCCGCCACATGCAAATCTGCACGGTCAACAGAACTTTGATGCTGATTGGTTCAATTTGGACGACTAGCATGTTTTCTGCTCTCGCTGATCTGTTCATCACTCTGGCCAGCGAGCCACGGGACTTCTTCTACTCCAAAATCTTCTGTCAAACACAGACTGTCTTCCCAAATCCAGTTATCATCAAGAAGAGAGAAATCACATATGCAGTGTTTCTAGTTTTGGTTTGGATCACTATCTTTTTCACCTACTTCAACGTCCTTTTCACGGCGCAAACAGCTAGCAAAGACGCTAAAAAGGCCAGAAACACCATCTTTCTCCACGGGTTTCAGGTGCTGCTGTGTATGACAACATACGTAGCGCCCCAGTTAACAATTGTTCTGCTGCGAAACAATTACGTAGACACCCTTTTTTATGTTCATCTTATCATACAGGTCCTGCCGCGAGCCTTTAGTCCAATCATCTATGGCGTACGGGACACAACTTTCAGGAAGTACCTGAAAAGATATCTGTTGGGCAAAATGAGCCCACAGTAGGTCTCAGTtcatgtaatataatataatataatataatacggcctcttaaaaacattcaaaagctTTAAATGAAGTAAGATCCTAACATGTTTGGTCACAATTTAGTTATTGagatttaatttgattattgttttggttgGTTTATGAAATTATGGACAAAACAGTTAAACTCATTGTGTGTAAAACTTTGGGCTGGGTATTAAACCTCAATACTtgtttgtactttacttttgaACGTATTCTTATTACGTATACAAAAAGAATCTGGTTTGAATCCTAATTTTACTTAGGTAAGCACATTTGGAATgagtttttcacttttatttaacataattgttaaaacattttttaatacaactttatatatttttctctgacttctagaaaagtgttttaaatattttcaatgaAATAGGAAATTAAAGGTTTCTTTAGAAAGACATGTTCATATCCCTTAAAGCATCTCAGATTGTattggcattttaaaaacacaaacccaCTACTCATGTATGAATCAACACTAAACATTCATGTGCACATCTGGGAATTTGAGGACATTCGTCACCGAGACATTTATAAAGTTAGAGACTTCCTGGAGTCATAGTGTCGGCGTCCTGGTCTACATGCATTAACTAAGGTACGTACCACCTGCTGGGAACTGGCTGGAATAATACTACATTTTATATTAgtattgttgactgtaatcttcttattgttgtgtttttttttagatagaaaatgttaagatctgtccaggaacaacagataaaaaataataattctggTGCaattacagcaatgttaattaatgtacattgtccctgtcaaataaattaaatagaaaaataaaaatcacgGTGGGATTGAACAGAATACTAAGATGCAGTCTTCACTTACATAGGCCGGTTTGTGACGTATATTTCCCTTGTTTTGATTATTAATGATTATTAATGACAGCcaacattaaaaagaacaaaataagaaCAGAAGTCGAACAGGATATCCAGTTTATCATTAATCACAGACTACACTAAAGGCATTGCCTAAATAGCAAGACTCAAAAggttcaatgttttttttttcaagtgacCTTTAATATCTATAGATCTTTGATTTCAGTGATGTTGTAAAATCAGTTTAATGTAAGAAATGTATTCCAACCTGAAACATTGAGCATTTAAAACACACGGCTCTACAGGTGATCTTACAGACAATATACTAATAATAAAGGTAGTGTAGTATGCTTTTGATGATGCTGTTTAAAGAACCATAACTTGTTCTGCAATTTGTTCTCCGCtttagcatttgttttattaaagtttgCAAAGTATACAGACTGTGAAATTACATTGAAATACACTTgatattttcattgtattttaattgattgtaaatgcattttattcaaTTAGATTTTTAGTTTGGAAGTTGATGAAAGAGTGAAGACTTTATTCTTGAATCATTAAGTCGCTTTATACAGGAATATCCATTAAAACGTTTAATTCCCAACGCCAGTTCTAAATATCCTACAGTGTCTAAAGTAGTTTTTACAAACACGGGATAATAAATCCTAAAAACTATCTAACTTAAGTTGTATTGAAGAGCTTAATGTCAGTGGTAATACACAATGTAAGCCAAGCTTCTGAAACTAGATTATGAAGCACAAATTAATGATGACTAGAAAACCACATTTTAAGAACAAGACATGAatgatatttttgatttatatCCTGTCTGTCCTAACTGTTGATGGAAATATAATACGTGGTAAATAAAGTGGTTTAAAACACCAATCCATTGGTTAGTTTTGATACTCTATTACTTTATTATTGTCCAAATGACTGAGAAATATGAGTGGGCTGCCTGCACGTTAACATGTTGACTATATGTGTTGCTCATATACTGTAACTacaatttcaaatgttattGAAATAGAtctatttaatgtttttgatttagTATGAAGGGCTTTTCACCCGAGGAGGGATTGTCGCGCCTCGCAATCCCGTAAAGGTGTTGTGTTCCTGCTCGTGACATGCACCCCTCAAGAGTAgaattgtaaatgtgctgtatttatataacgcttttctagtcttataactactcaaagcgctctTACGTCACACAGGAACCATTCAGCGTtcccacacattcatacactgtggccgaggctgccgtacaaggtccTTATGCAAGCGACGCGCAGTGCAAATCGATGAACAAGAGACTGATTCTTTTGTTTGTGAGTTCACTAAAATATAAATCAGGACATACACAGCGGGGCTTTTGCTTGTCTCAGCATCGGCACAAGACTGGTTTTATCATGTAACGTCCGTAATTATGACTATGCTAATTTAGCTAACTTTGGCTATCAACAATAACAGTCCGTGGTTAGGAAAGACTAGTATTGCCACCATTTGTTATCAAATCGACCTGTGTTTATGAATAAATGTTACCACAGTCAGTTGATCTCATTTAGTTGTACGGCCGGGATACACTAGTGCACAGAATCTCCATGGTTACCGAGCATTGATTGCCTGGCGATTAATTGCGAAGCATTGTCCTTCACATGAAGAGTGTAGTAGACTCTGTGCATCCACGCCACTACGCAGGCGTAGTATCACCCCTGTGTGTCAAAAGACCTTAAGGCTGGCTCTAACATTTCCAATAtgatcattgtttttatttgaatgtcaaGTGTTTATTCAAagctgtgtgttttaatattaatatatgaaCCTAATAATGGTCTTTCCTTACAAAGGGCCTATGAATCAGAATTTATTAAAATTGCATTgatgattaaataaaatgcattttgatcTCCTCTCATTTTCCTTCAGACAAATGTCCCATTCTGAACTTAGTGAACCAACATCAAATGTCAGGTATGTTTCATTACTCTAACTTCTTTTGGTCGAACCGTCTCTTATGCTcagaaagtcacacaaaaatgtaataattgcTGTAAACGCTTACTTATAACTGAAGAGTATgtatcttttcttttacatttatagGTATGAACGCGTCATCTGTCAACGTCACGGTGGTTTTACAGTATCGAGACTCCTTCACTAAAGCTGTGATCAAGAATGTGATTGTCGTGGTTCTCGGGATCTCCATCAACTACATCAACGCAGGCCTCATTCACACCTTCCGCAAACACCAGGTCTGAGGCACTAACAATCTGAAAACGCAATTTGAGAAAGTCTAGCTTGAGATCATTAGcttgctatttttttaattttatatttaacctttatttaaccaggaagtcccttgagattgaaatctcttctccgagggagacctggccgaGACGGCACcacagttacaatttaaacagaaatacagca
The Etheostoma cragini isolate CJK2018 chromosome 4, CSU_Ecrag_1.0, whole genome shotgun sequence genome window above contains:
- the LOC117943796 gene encoding odorant receptor 131-2-like, giving the protein MNVSSANVTVVLQYRDSFSKAMTKNVIIVALWIFINYINAGLIHTFCKHQIFYMNPRYVLFIHLVVNDMIQMTLTVILFVVSYIVYKINVPMCCILILFALSTTENTPLNLACMAVECYIAICVPLRHMQICTVNRTLMLIGSIWTTSMFSALADLFITLASEPRDFFYSKIFCQTQTVFPNPVIIKKREITYAVFLVLVWITIFFTYFNVLFTAQTASKDAKKARNTIFLHGFQVLLCMTTYVAPQLTIVLLRNNYVDTLFYVHLIIQVLPRAFSPIIYGVRDTTFRKYLKRYLLGKMSPQ